One region of Solanum pennellii chromosome 6, SPENNV200 genomic DNA includes:
- the LOC107022149 gene encoding uncharacterized protein LOC107022149: MRSQSHRQALMKALDDTYVPVGTNNDNVAAMINQVILGHRISFCDDHLPFEGRSLNKALHITVVCRDKVINRISVDDGYGLNIFQLSTLRKLRFDLGKLQQNQVNVRAFDGVQRDTLGANFQGIIEPILVLIKGSIYGLGYIPTDDDMKTKIKNDQALAKQIPLLYRHSQSESMPSMMTLEKESAAFLKRLMLLLRKSNISFKPSNVMSCHELNEQNEAGDDEVDEYEEEIEASKYRKYLTHSLTEYIDVFVWEVRDMLGLSINVVSHKMPINSGFRSVKQKARKFNPKLSIKIKEEITKKIESRWVEEEDAEKKIFITPWSVYHYRVMAFGLKNAGATYMRDILTIFHDMTHKEIEVYVDDVIIKSRESSDHLTHLKKFFDRLWRYNLKLNLAKCSFGVTAGKMLGFIVSKRCIDLNPSKIKAIQDLPPPRTKKEKAIKAQALADHLAENPIDKEYEPLKTYFHDKEISFVGKDISEIYPSWRLFFDGAENHKGKGIRAVLVSKSGQHYPMAAKL; encoded by the exons ATGAGATCCCAATCGCACAGACAAGCCTTGATGAAGGCTCTTGATGATACTTATGTTCCCGTCGGCACAAACAATGATAATGTGGCCGCTATGATTAACCAAGTTATCCTAGGACATCGAATTAGTTTCTGCGACGATCACTTGCCTTTTGAAGGGAGGTCACTAAACAAGGCATTGCACATCACTGTCGTATGTCGCGATAAGGTCATAAATCGCATCTCTGTGGATGATGGATATGGTCTGAACATTTTCCAGTTGTCGACACTGAGGAAGCTGAGGTTTGACTTGGGGAAGCTGCAACAAAACCAAGTCAATGTAAGAGCCTTCGACGGAGTACAGAGAGATACATTGGGAGCG AATTTccaaggaattattgagcctATTTTGGTCCTCATCAAAGGATCTATATATGGTTTGGGATACATCCCCACAGATGATGATATGAAGACGAAGATTAAGAATGATCAAGCATTGGCTAAGCAAATCCCTCTTCTATATCGTCATTCCCAGTCTGAGAGTATGCCGAGCATGATGACTTTGGAGAAGGAATCTGCGGCCTTTTTGAAGAGATTGATGCTATTATTGAGGAAGAG tAATATAAGTTTTAAACCTTCCAATGTCATGTCCTGTCACGAGCTGAACGAACAAAATGAAGCAGGTGATGACGAGGTTGATGAATACGAAGAGGAAATTGAGGCATCGAAATAT AGAAAATATCTAACACATTCACTCACCGAGTACATTGATGTGTTCGTCTGGGAAGTCCGCGACATGCTGGGGCTCAGTATCAATGTTGTGTCTCACAAAATGCCGATTAATTCAGGGTTCCGTTCAGTGAAGCAAAAGGCTCGGAAGTTCAATCCTAAATTGAGTATAAAGATTAAAGAAGAGATCACCAAGAAGATCGAGTCTCGATGGGTGGAA GAGGAAGATgcagaaaagaaaatatttatcacaCCTTGGAGTGTATATCATTACAGGGTGATGGCATTTGGCCTCAAAAATGCTGGAGCTACCTATATGAGGGATATACTGactatatttcatgatatgacTCATAAGGAGATTGAGGTGTATGTCGATGACGTCATAATCAAGTCCCGCGAGAGTTCGGATCACTTGACGCACTTGAAGAAGTTTTTTGACCGTTTGTGGCGTTACAACTTGAAATTGAATCTCGCTAAATGTTCTTTTGGAGTGACAGCCGGCAAGatgttgggatttatagtcagcaaAAGATGTATTGATCTCAATCCATCCAAGATTAAGGCGATTCAAGATTTACCTCCTCCAAGGACTAAGAAGGAG aaggCGATAAAAGCAcaggccttggctgatcatcttgcagaaaatcctATTGATAAAGAATATGAACCACTCAAGACGTATTTTCACGACAAAGAGATATCGTTTGTGGGTAAAGATATTTCTGAAATATATCCTAGTTGGAGactattctttgatggagcagAAAATCACAAAGGTAAAGGCATCAGAGCGGTCTTAGTGTCAAAATCCGGTCAACACTATCCTATGGCAGCTAAACTTTGA